A DNA window from Streptomyces canus contains the following coding sequences:
- a CDS encoding ATP-binding protein, producing the protein MTSLFEDPLLWVLLVVLIAAIFAVMRARRTNIQLRANNNKLHGDVASVRGQLAELQTTYSSVSARHAADLEEVRRDAESATKATLKSAVGTLATLAEEQLALLDGLQQKYGDDHAVLGDLMLVDHTGSQFSRRTKGISVLCGGWLGRRDRDASVYDVARSAQGRIRDFERVKVHSQASVAITSRAVEPVAMVLAELLDNATKYSAPGTPVEINIQAVPTGICLIVDDAGLGMDQETKARAASLLTTGGSVDITSLGDPPKFGFALSGKLAAHYGFHVSVDAVSPYGGVRAVIRVPENLLTADVPAPAPVELDDHEGEPTAAKPAPVASLVVGQTAGGLPKRRRRRNGSVSVVASPGADVPDLDAAGEETASRLKAFARGTLLGRDSDNTEGPQNQ; encoded by the coding sequence ATGACGTCATTGTTCGAAGATCCACTCCTGTGGGTCCTGCTCGTGGTACTCATCGCTGCGATTTTCGCAGTGATGCGCGCACGGAGAACCAACATCCAGCTCCGCGCGAACAACAACAAACTGCACGGCGACGTGGCGAGTGTGCGAGGTCAGCTCGCCGAGCTCCAGACGACCTACTCGTCGGTGAGCGCGCGGCACGCCGCGGATCTGGAAGAGGTGCGCAGGGACGCAGAGTCGGCGACGAAGGCGACCCTGAAGTCGGCCGTCGGCACCCTGGCGACCCTGGCCGAGGAGCAGCTGGCCCTGCTCGACGGCCTCCAGCAGAAGTACGGCGACGACCACGCGGTCCTCGGCGATCTGATGCTGGTCGACCACACCGGCAGCCAGTTCAGCCGCCGTACCAAGGGCATCTCGGTGCTCTGCGGCGGGTGGCTCGGCCGGCGCGACCGGGACGCCTCGGTGTACGACGTCGCCCGCAGCGCCCAGGGGCGGATCCGCGACTTCGAGCGGGTCAAGGTCCACTCGCAGGCCAGCGTCGCGATCACCAGCCGCGCGGTCGAACCGGTCGCCATGGTCCTGGCCGAACTGCTCGACAACGCCACCAAGTACAGCGCCCCCGGCACCCCCGTCGAGATCAACATCCAGGCCGTCCCCACCGGGATATGCCTGATCGTCGACGACGCCGGTCTCGGTATGGACCAGGAGACCAAGGCCCGCGCCGCGTCTCTGCTGACCACCGGCGGATCCGTGGACATCACGAGCCTCGGCGACCCGCCCAAGTTCGGCTTCGCCCTCTCCGGGAAGCTCGCCGCCCACTACGGGTTCCACGTCTCCGTCGACGCGGTCTCCCCCTACGGCGGTGTGCGTGCCGTGATCCGGGTGCCCGAGAACCTTCTGACGGCGGACGTGCCCGCACCCGCACCCGTCGAACTCGACGACCACGAGGGCGAGCCCACGGCGGCCAAGCCGGCCCCCGTCGCCTCCCTCGTCGTCGGACAGACCGCCGGAGGCCTGCCCAAGCGCCGTCGGCGGCGCAACGGCTCCGTCTCCGTGGTGGCCTCGCCCGGCGCGGACGTACCCGACCTGGACGCGGCCGGCGAAGAGACCGCCTCGCGGCTCAAGGCATTCGCTCGCGGAACCCTGCTCGGGCGGGACTCAGACAACACGGAAGGACCTCAGAACCAGTGA
- a CDS encoding roadblock/LC7 domain-containing protein, whose protein sequence is MNPDLSWVLNDVLEVRGARHAILVSADGLLMQRSDGIVRDDAERNAAAMSSLQSLCRSVAPFVGGGKGLWKQTLIEFDGGWIFLIAGGSGSYLAVSTALDVDMEAMSIRMQKTVGALTKAMSATPRQNTGVDA, encoded by the coding sequence GTGAATCCCGATCTGTCGTGGGTGCTGAACGACGTGCTCGAGGTGCGCGGAGCCCGCCACGCCATCCTCGTCTCGGCGGACGGCCTGCTGATGCAGCGGTCCGACGGCATCGTCCGTGACGACGCGGAACGCAACGCCGCCGCGATGAGCTCCCTGCAGTCCCTGTGCCGCAGCGTCGCCCCCTTCGTCGGCGGCGGCAAGGGCCTCTGGAAGCAGACACTGATCGAGTTCGACGGCGGATGGATCTTCCTCATCGCCGGGGGCAGCGGCTCCTACCTCGCCGTCTCGACCGCTCTGGACGTCGACATGGAGGCCATGTCGATCCGGATGCAGAAGACGGTGGGCGCGCTGACCAAGGCGATGAGCGCCACTCCGCGCCAGAACACCGGCGTAGACGCATGA
- a CDS encoding DUF742 domain-containing protein translates to MTWPGEDAPVTSDFVRSYVITGGRRLPSDDDLALHTLVCLAPDRTLPLGAGPEVRAIWELCSGGYLSVAEVAGHLGLPVGVARLLLSDLFEQGHLLRRAEPAPAQHVPRAILEKVLHGLETLNIG, encoded by the coding sequence ATGACCTGGCCTGGCGAGGACGCTCCGGTAACCAGCGACTTCGTCCGCTCCTACGTCATCACGGGCGGCCGTCGTCTCCCCTCCGACGACGACCTGGCCCTGCACACGCTGGTGTGCCTGGCCCCCGACCGGACCCTGCCGCTCGGGGCCGGACCCGAGGTACGGGCCATCTGGGAGCTCTGTTCGGGCGGCTACCTGTCGGTCGCCGAAGTCGCCGGTCATCTGGGACTGCCGGTCGGCGTGGCCCGACTGCTGCTGTCCGATTTATTCGAGCAGGGGCACCTCCTGCGTCGCGCTGAACCGGCCCCCGCCCAGCACGTTCCCCGAGCGATACTCGAGAAGGTTCTGCATGGACTCGAAACCCTCAACATCGGCTGA
- a CDS encoding GTP-binding protein — protein sequence MDSKPSTSADPGANGSIYVSAEVTTAAKILVVGHFAVGKTTFIGSLSEITPLRTEEKMTQASTHVDDLRGAPEKATTTVALDFGRLTLSDELVLYLFGTPGQQRFMQLWEDMARGALGALLLVDPSRLEETFPVIDLIDEYGLEYAIAVNTFSQTSHFEEDEIREALDLLPDTPVIYCDARDQRSSARALIALVRHLLDRAA from the coding sequence ATGGACTCGAAACCCTCAACATCGGCTGACCCCGGGGCGAACGGCTCCATCTACGTGTCCGCCGAGGTGACCACCGCCGCGAAGATCCTGGTGGTCGGACACTTCGCCGTGGGCAAGACGACCTTCATCGGGTCTCTGTCGGAGATCACTCCGCTGCGCACCGAGGAGAAGATGACCCAGGCGTCCACGCACGTCGACGACCTGCGCGGGGCGCCGGAGAAGGCGACCACCACCGTGGCGCTGGACTTCGGCCGGCTGACCCTGAGCGACGAGCTGGTGCTGTACCTGTTCGGCACCCCCGGCCAGCAGCGCTTCATGCAGCTGTGGGAGGACATGGCCCGCGGTGCGCTCGGCGCCCTGCTCCTGGTCGACCCCTCACGCCTGGAGGAGACCTTCCCGGTCATCGACCTGATCGACGAGTACGGCCTCGAGTACGCGATCGCCGTCAACACCTTCTCGCAGACCAGCCACTTCGAGGAGGACGAGATCCGCGAAGCCCTCGACCTGCTTCCGGACACCCCCGTCATCTACTGCGACGCCCGCGACCAGCGCTCCTCCGCCCGCGCCCTGATCGCCCTCGTGCGTCACCTCCTCGACCGCGCCGCCTGA
- a CDS encoding cytochrome P450, which yields MDVHDTAATGAARCPMYDGSFAADPQKVYDYLRAHGPAGPVELAPGVDATLVVDHETALRVLQNPSLFARDGRRWTALNDGRVPLDSPVLPMMAYRPNCLFTDGAQHLRLRKAVTESLDRLNVTRIRRDVEPIAAYLIDQFSERGRADLINDYAKLLPLLMINKLFGCPAAIGDRVTSAMADMFDGKDALRASDELTACFMELVSLKRREPGDDITSWLVQHPAGLSDEELKDQLVMLVGAGVEPERNLIANSLLLLLDREGDNGPSMQIEDALDHVLLNNPPIANYATHFPVQDVDLGGVVVQANSPLVISFAGANSDPVLTSSGQAHSRGAHLAWGAGPHACPAKSPAQVIAVTAIELILNALPDLVLSVPAQKLEWRPGPFHRALATLPVQFSPTPATRMASAYGSSTAPRPAVVQQPAPAARVPAPATQKPAKKGFWSSFLEIFRV from the coding sequence ATGGACGTTCACGACACGGCCGCCACCGGTGCGGCCAGATGCCCCATGTACGACGGCTCCTTCGCCGCAGACCCGCAGAAGGTCTACGACTACCTCCGGGCGCACGGACCCGCGGGCCCGGTGGAACTGGCCCCCGGCGTCGACGCCACCCTGGTCGTCGACCACGAGACGGCTCTGCGCGTGCTCCAGAACCCCTCCCTGTTCGCGCGCGACGGCCGCCGCTGGACCGCCCTCAATGACGGCCGCGTGCCCCTCGACAGCCCCGTGCTGCCGATGATGGCCTACCGGCCCAACTGCCTGTTCACCGACGGCGCCCAGCACCTCCGGCTGCGCAAGGCGGTCACCGAGAGCCTCGACCGCCTCAACGTCACCCGCATCCGCCGCGACGTCGAACCGATCGCCGCCTACCTCATCGACCAGTTCAGCGAGCGGGGCCGGGCGGACCTGATCAACGACTACGCCAAGCTGCTGCCGCTGCTGATGATCAACAAGCTCTTCGGCTGCCCCGCCGCCATCGGCGACCGCGTCACGAGCGCGATGGCCGACATGTTCGACGGCAAGGACGCGCTGCGCGCCAGCGACGAACTCACCGCCTGCTTCATGGAGCTGGTCTCCCTCAAGCGCCGCGAACCCGGCGACGACATCACCTCCTGGCTGGTCCAGCACCCCGCGGGCCTCAGCGACGAGGAGCTCAAGGACCAGCTGGTGATGCTGGTCGGCGCCGGCGTGGAGCCCGAGCGCAACCTCATCGCCAACTCCCTCCTGTTGCTCCTCGACCGGGAGGGCGACAACGGGCCGAGCATGCAGATCGAGGACGCCCTCGACCACGTCCTGCTCAACAACCCGCCGATCGCTAACTACGCGACGCACTTCCCGGTGCAGGACGTCGACCTCGGTGGAGTGGTGGTTCAGGCGAACTCCCCCCTGGTCATCAGCTTCGCCGGAGCCAACAGCGACCCGGTGCTCACCTCCTCGGGCCAGGCCCACAGCCGCGGGGCCCACCTCGCCTGGGGCGCGGGCCCGCATGCCTGCCCGGCCAAGAGCCCGGCCCAGGTCATCGCGGTCACTGCCATCGAGCTGATCCTCAACGCCCTGCCCGACCTGGTCCTGAGCGTCCCGGCCCAGAAACTGGAGTGGCGTCCCGGCCCGTTCCACCGCGCCCTGGCCACCCTCCCCGTCCAGTTCAGCCCCACCCCGGCCACCCGGATGGCCTCGGCGTACGGGTCCTCCACCGCGCCCCGCCCGGCCGTCGTCCAGCAGCCCGCCCCCGCGGCACGCGTCCCCGCGCCCGCGACGCAGAAGCCTGCCAAGAAGGGCTTCTGGAGCAGTTTCCTCGAGATCTTCCGTGTGTGA
- a CDS encoding phosphotransferase enzyme family protein, whose amino-acid sequence MRNTGEFLADTYALGTGDWTMTPVARGALGQIWKLSGNGTAWAVKELLFEKDEPDVGAESALRDAAETLGISAPRLMPDRTGAHVVRLPEGSYVKLYDWVDGTAADPSDPETLSWCGRTLAILHRAGEGASGTPSGWYERCNPQSDWAELLGKVERAGLPWAGELRRFVATTAVELARHVSPSSPGDVVTSHLDMRPQNVLVGPDGPVLLDWDNAGPVSAKRELARAVHVWSGGNRFDAEAARRLVRAYRDAGGRAVIKNLDAFSMLFATDLNYVYVQADCAADPAMTAEQRAFGSREAVAKLRSLPDLSAVSRLVEALEAEW is encoded by the coding sequence ATGCGGAACACGGGCGAGTTCCTCGCGGACACCTATGCGCTCGGCACGGGGGACTGGACGATGACGCCCGTCGCCCGCGGCGCCCTGGGACAGATCTGGAAACTGTCCGGGAACGGCACCGCCTGGGCGGTGAAGGAACTGCTCTTCGAGAAGGACGAGCCGGACGTCGGCGCCGAGTCCGCCCTGCGCGACGCGGCGGAGACGCTGGGCATCTCCGCGCCACGTCTCATGCCCGACCGCACCGGCGCCCACGTCGTACGGCTCCCCGAGGGTTCCTACGTGAAGCTGTACGACTGGGTCGACGGCACCGCGGCCGACCCGTCGGACCCGGAGACCCTGAGCTGGTGCGGCCGTACGCTCGCCATCCTGCACAGGGCGGGAGAGGGCGCGAGCGGGACACCGAGTGGCTGGTACGAACGGTGCAACCCGCAGTCCGACTGGGCCGAACTGCTGGGGAAGGTGGAGCGGGCCGGCCTGCCCTGGGCGGGGGAGCTGAGGCGGTTCGTCGCCACGACAGCCGTCGAGCTGGCGCGGCATGTCTCGCCGTCGTCCCCCGGTGACGTGGTGACCTCCCATCTCGACATGCGGCCCCAGAACGTCCTCGTCGGCCCCGACGGACCGGTCCTGCTCGACTGGGACAACGCCGGGCCCGTCTCGGCGAAGCGTGAACTGGCCCGTGCCGTCCACGTGTGGTCGGGCGGCAACCGCTTCGACGCCGAAGCGGCACGGCGCCTGGTGCGCGCCTACCGGGACGCCGGGGGCCGCGCGGTGATCAAGAACCTGGACGCGTTCTCGATGCTCTTCGCGACAGACCTCAACTACGTGTACGTACAGGCCGATTGCGCGGCCGATCCGGCGATGACGGCCGAGCAGCGTGCGTTCGGCAGCCGCGAGGCCGTGGCCAAGTTGCGCAGCCTGCCCGACCTGAGCGCCGTCTCCCGGCTGGTGGAAGCGCTGGAGGCCGAGTGGTGA
- a CDS encoding OsmC family protein, which yields MSENTARSVTVERTSTGHFVATNTRGGTISFGTGSDSEFTPVELLLAALGGCTAVDVDLATSRHAEPTTFSVEVSGNKINDELGNRLTDLAVTFTVTFPDGEGADRARTILPRAVKTSHDRLCTVSRTVEIGTPVTATIEDA from the coding sequence ATGAGCGAAAACACCGCGCGGTCCGTCACCGTCGAGCGCACCAGTACCGGCCACTTCGTCGCCACCAACACCCGCGGCGGCACGATCAGCTTCGGCACCGGCTCCGACAGCGAGTTCACCCCGGTCGAACTGCTCCTCGCGGCGCTCGGCGGCTGCACGGCGGTGGACGTCGACCTCGCCACCAGCCGCCACGCCGAGCCCACCACCTTCTCCGTAGAGGTGAGCGGCAACAAGATCAACGACGAGCTCGGCAACCGGCTGACAGACCTCGCGGTCACCTTCACCGTCACCTTCCCCGACGGCGAGGGCGCGGACCGGGCCCGCACCATCCTGCCCCGGGCGGTGAAGACCTCCCACGACCGCCTGTGCACGGTCAGCCGCACGGTCGAGATCGGCACGCCCGTCACGGCGACGATCGAGGACGCCTGA